AAAAGAGTTGGCAGCAATTTAAACCTAATATTCAGCGTGTCAAAATACGAGTATCAAGATCTCAATCACTGGTGTTTGGTTCTACCTACACttagggtaggtttagattcaAGTAAAAGTAGATGAAGACACCACCAGATATGaaacaagttttaaaaaagACACAGCATCTGAACAAGATGGCTCTGGCCACAAGGACACCTCTggtgtgggatgtgaactgctGGCACTGAGCTTCAAAGGGCCATATGGGAATAGACTCAAGTTCAGTCAGGAGAGCTTTACACTGGATAGTAggaattgtatttatttattttttcacagaaagagttgcccagccctggcacaggctgcccagggcagtggtggagtcaccacccctGGCAGCATTCAAAAgcagtgtggatgtggcacctggggacacggtttagtggtgaatgtggtggtgctgggctgaTGGTTGGACTTTATTatcttaaagatcttttcccACCTTAATTCTGTGACTCTATCACCAACCTGCCCAAGAGATGGGACACCCTGGCAGCCTCTCCCTTGCTGAGGGCACAGGAGAGGATTCTGCAGCAAGAATGAACTGCTTTCTTCAAGTTTTCCTCCACATTCCCCCGATTCAAGATCCAAATCTCAGCGTGGAGCCCATGACAGAACCCCCAGAGCACCTCCACTGGGAGAAGTGGAAAGGGCAGAGCACAAAACTCCAGGTAAGGGCTTGAGGCAGACTAGAAGAACCTCTTCTTTGTGAGAAACATTTAATTCAACACCATGACTTACAAGAGGACAGATTTACAGAGTAATAACTGTAACAGACtgttcagaaaggaaaataatggttGCTGCCTGCAGTGCCAGGTAAAGCTCCCCAAAGCAGcacctggcagagcagcagcaaagtaCAATTCAGTCTCCTTGCAGTACTCAAATGAGCAATATCAACCAAGTCTGTGTTTTCAAACCTTTAAGAAAAGAGTGAGAACAGGATCAATCACTTTGCCAAGGGATATTTTTCAGGGATCACTAAGCTGCACTACTCCCCAAGGTAAttccctggcccctggctgtccctgctaATCTCTCTCACACAATAAAGGCTCTGGGAGCTACTTTCTTGCCCAAGTTATGGGATACCAACAACTTGTACAATTGGTTGGTGGCACAACATTTAATCCACCACTTTGTAGTGTTCTCTCAGCTGAGACTTCCACACACAGATTATGCAATGGATACCCTAagactaaaataatttttgcaacCCAGTCAACGCATTCCCCAAGCTATCAACTCTcattttcctcccctctccttgtctcccttcccagagaaataaatttttagCCACAAGTTACCCCAATATGCTCAAAGATGTACTGGAAGAGACTGAGGAATCAATCAAGGTACCCATGGTGAAGCCAAATACTTATAAACACATTAAGGCAGGTTTCACATCAGTCCAATTTTGACACAAAATGCTGGTCACTTCACTGCACATGCAAATAAGAAAGATTCAATACTTAATAAAAAGCTTTAAATTCGTTTTTTAGATATCAATCATAGAAAAATcaacctttttcctttcctttttttttttttaaagaggtcAGAACATTACTGCACAACAAAAGCAGGTGTGTAGCCACACCTGTTGGAATGGATCCCCTTCCCTCCACACAGAGGAACAGAGGGCAGGTTCTTGGCaccagaagagaaaaaggaggaagttTTCCTCATTATCAGTCAGAAATGAGTCATCCTTCCATCCCCAGTTGAGAAAGTCCTTCTGACTGGACTTAAACCCAAGTAAAATATACCCCAGGCTGGGTATATTTGCCTCCAAGACTCTGTTCAGGATGTCTGGACACACACAACTCTGTATCCAAACCGTGGTGTGGAATAACCAAAACCCCCAATTCCCAGAGCTGGCAGCCCAAGTCCTCGAGTGCAACTTCCCCTCCTCACCCAAGCTCAGGTGGCAGAGGCATTGGCAGCTCAGCTCTGAGACTACACTTCCAAGACCAATGTGGTCTTGTGAGGAAATGGCAATTCAGTGACTGGAATTCACACATGGAATGAACCACTGACGACATGAAATGACCTCCCTACAGTCAGGTACAAACAGGTAGCCCACAGCAGAGTAGCCAAGGAGTGAAACAGCATCTCCCTCCCTCAGGTTAGAGAGAAAATTGTTTCTGTGGGTCGTTAAAAGTACTTTGATAGAAAAGCTTAAAAACGTTATCACCCAGCACTGACCCACAAAAAATAAcaccaaagaaaaagaaataaaaaaagagccAGCAAATTCAGTTCCTAGGATTTTCCCTCCCACCATGTGATATTCCTTTATCCCCTCCCACTTTTGCATTGCCAATCACCCTACCCCTTTAGAAAAAGGAAGGGGAGTAGAGTTTAGTCAAGTTCCATCTGCCAAAGTCCCCAGCAATGAATGAACCCTCAGCTTCCACGTTTCCTGAAGTCCATCCAAAGGCTCTGGGGTACAGCTGGACTGGTGGTGCACTCCTGGCTCTGGGAATGGTTGTGCTGACCCTGCTGAGTGGGTTTATACTGGGAATTCTCTGATGGAACTccctgaaagaggaaaaaaataacttgCAAGTCAAAAAGAACTTTTATATCTTTTCCTAAAAGAAGAAATCCCCCTGTCACAACACATCCATGTCCTTATCTCCTGGATTTCACCTGCAGCAGTCAGTTtgttctgctcctgcctgctgacAGACCTCAACAGCAGAAAGGAATTCAAGGTATTCACTGTCCAAATAAAGCTACTGTTGGTGAtatgggaaaatggggaaaaaagggcccAGGTATAAGATGGGATCTCCCAAAGGCCAAGCAGATCACACATTATAATCAACCTTCAGGCTTCAAGGATTGCTTAACAAAATCAATCTTCCTCCTACCTGAAATCCCCATTCCCTCCAAAGGAGCTCTTCTGCTATTCATCCTAaaaagttccttttttcccccaaaccacaTTCTCGATTCTTGTCTCAGAGCCTCCAGAGGAGGGCACTAAGCTGATCCTAGGGCTGGAGAACCTTTcctatggagacaggctgagacagctggggctgaactctgagcctccttttctccaggctgagcccctttcccagctccctcagccactcctggtgctccagacccttcccagccccaatgtccagcctggccttgggcactgccagggatccaggggcagccccagctgctctgggcaccctgtgccagggcctgcccaccctcccagggaacaattcctgcccaatctcccatccagccctgccctctggcactgggaagccattccctgggtcctgtccctccaggccttgtccccagtccctctgcagctctcctggagcccctttaggccctgcaaggggctctgagctctccctggagccttctcctctccaggtgaacacccccagctctcccagcctggctccagagcagaggggctccagcccttggggcatctccgtggcctcctctggagtggctccagcagctccacgtgctCCTGATgttgttccccagggctggagcagctctgcaggtggggtctcacaccCACCTCCCCGTTCCTGACCCAAGGCCACCACACCTTTCAAAGCACAGCCTAAAAAGCAAAGATTCATCAATATTTAAGATTCCTCCCAAAaacctccctgtccccagtgttTAAGGTGAGACACAGCACTATCACCTTACCTGGACTATACATTCTCCATCTCCTGGTCAtggtcctgctcctcctcctcctcctcttcttctccttcctcctctgctccttCTTTCTCCGAGGGaggctccccatccctggcaatCTCCTCCACGTGGGCCAGCATGTCGGCCATCAGGGCCTCCTCCAGCCTCTTCCTCACCTGCTgcaccagctcctcctgcttcctGCCCAACACAAGGGACACCCAACATCAGCCCCCAAGGCTGCCTCTGCCAAGGGAAAAGAGTCTCCAGTCCCCTCCAGCACCAGACAAGCACGGACTGCAAAAGGCCTCCAAGAACTCcattgtaaaacaaaaaaaaaaaccaaagaagccCCGCCTGGCATTGTACTGGAAGTGAAGatgaaaaacactttaaaaatttGTCCAGTATTCTCTATCATGAGTCCTGCACCTGTTGATTTCTGGCTGAAGTTTGGCTCATCTGgcaactgactttttttttctttagcctATCGCTAATTTTTAACTCCTAGTACTAATATCTAACAAGTCAGCCTACCCTGCACAGGCTTTCAAAAATAAGACTGGAGAAAATTAAGTTTCAGGCCACTTCTTTTTGCTCATTTTCCTTCTGAGCCCCAACCCTAAGAAGTCAAAGTCACAGCAAAGAAGTGATCAACAATCAGTGGCTCATGGGGCTCCTATTTCAGCTCAGCCACAGGACATCAAAGTTATAAACAGACTGTTTTTCCTGGTCATTTATGTCTAAATCAAGCACAGAAAAGTCATCCTGCAATTCCAAAAGATTTATCAAGCAGTCAAAGCAAGGACTGCCTTTAAACACTTAATGAATGCAAATTGCATTCTGCAGGCCTTTGGTATGTTCAGTTCTCCATCAAAAGCTTAAAGCTGAGTTTGACCAGTCCTGATTTAACAATATTTCACTACTAAAGCAACCTATAGCAGAATAAACTGCATCTTTGTTCCCTGCCGCCACAGCAGGCAGGGCTTGCATTTGGTCAATccataaattttatttaattcattTACTGACACAGAGGAAGGTGAAGAGAACCCAATCCCACTGTTCAGGATTTCTCCAATCCCATCTCTGCTCTGAGGTGCCTCAGTCAAGGCTACCCCAACTCAGACACTTTTGTCAATAAAAGGAAACTTTGACATGAAAAACAATCGTGAGCCTGAAACTCCAGAGTACCTGAGCATGGCCAAAATGAAAACTAATGGGCTTTAAGCACATGACAGCTTAATGTGACAACTTTTGTCTACTCTATTGCTAGAGAGCCATTCAAATTAATTCCCAAACCACAATGCTCCATCAGACctttagaaagaaaagcaaagcactgTTTGAGCATAAGGAACCTGGTTCCAGGACAGCAAGTGCTACTTCATACCTGATATCTTCATCTGTCACCATGAAGGCTTTGCAGAGAGGCTGTGAGGTGTTCAGCCACACCCCAGGGTTCTTCTCCACGGCTGCAGAGAGCTGGCCAGTGATGGGCATGGTGCTggtgtgcagggcactggcgaTGGCAGAGAGCAGAGTCTCGTCCGTGCAGCCGGGGCCAACCCCTGCAAGGGGGAGGGAAATCCATAAGCAGCACTGCCCCAGGCAGGGAGTGGGAAatcaggacaatgggaatgaaATTTTAATGGCAAAGCACAGGCTGTCAGTTTGAAAGCTCACACGACATAAATCTCAGACCTAAATGCTTCCAACAGCACCTGTGCAGCTCTCCAAGGGTATTTAAGCTTAGAGCAGTTCCTCGTTCTGTTACAACCAAAAGATAATAAAAACCACCAAATTGGGGAGATGCTTCCATTCTGCTTGAacaaggctgggagagctgggggtgctcacctggagaggagaaggctccagggagagctcaaaGCCCCTTGCagagcctaaaggggctccaggagagctggaaaaggactttggacaagggctcAGAGggccaggacccagggaatggcttcccagtgccagagggcagggctggatgggagattgggaggaattgttccctgggcaggccctggcacagggtgcccagagcagctggggctgcccctggatccctggcagtgtccaaggtcaggctggacattggggcttggagcagcctgggacagtggaagggggtggaacaggatgagattcagggtcccttccaacccaaacccaaacagcaTTCTGGGACACTCTGCTGTTTCTGGAAGGTGAATCCCCCCAAAAGCTGAGAAGCTTTGCTTCAGTGTTTCCTCAGAACAAAGGGCACTGGAGCCCCCAGGCAAAGCActacagctcctgctgctgcaggaatggCCACggccctgccaggctctgggaaCAGGGAGCTCACCCTCAGCACCTTCACTCACTGCTGCCAGGTGCCAAAATGCCAGCCCTAAGTGAGGGGCACCCTCTGATTACCTTGCAGCCCTTTGGGAAGGTCCATTGTTTTCACCAGCTCTTCTGCAATGTCAAAGGCATTCAGTCCACTCAGCTTCTTCTCCCAGAAGAGCTGCAGTCAAAGCAGGTGGTTACTGGTGGTTGTTGGCACAACCAGAAACAGAACTGACAACTCCACAAAATCCCTGCTCCTGTGCAGAGAGggaacagcagtgctggggacagtTTAGTGTGGATTTACCACAGAAGGGATGTGCTACATCCAACAGCAGGAACAATCCTCGCTGCCAATCAGCCCCACAACTCCTCTGTCCCAGTTTGCTGCCTTGAAAAACTCTCTTTTCTTCCAGGGCCTGGTACCTtccctgctctgagctgcagcagcaaggcCAGGCTTGCTGACCTCAGCTACAAGCCCACAGCATGAGACAGCCTTTTTTACACCCTATTTCTCTCCTACATATCCCACAGAAAGTTAAGGAATGCAAGAACTCTATTCAAggtaaattattattttcttcttctccagcaGTTTAGTCCTTTCCCCTGTGTCTGTTCTTTACCAGATTTTGAGTCACAGGCTCTCCCCAAGCTTAAAGGCACCTGAAAGTCTGGTTTGGTAGAAGGCCAAATACATCACCTTGCTACCCCTTCAACTCTGCACCTGGTGCAGGAGAGTGATCAGTGAATAGCTGGAGGATCAAC
This region of Aphelocoma coerulescens isolate FSJ_1873_10779 chromosome 28, UR_Acoe_1.0, whole genome shotgun sequence genomic DNA includes:
- the MBD3 gene encoding methyl-CpG-binding domain protein 3 isoform X1, which translates into the protein MERKSAFPLGQASPGRDRTLSHFSPSGKKFRSKPQLARYLGSSMDLGTFDFRTGKMLMNKMNKNRQRMRYDCSNQAKGKPDLNTALPVRQTASIFKQPVTKITNHPSNKVKSDPQKAVDQPRQLFWEKKLSGLNAFDIAEELVKTMDLPKGLQGVGPGCTDETLLSAIASALHTSTMPITGQLSAAVEKNPGVWLNTSQPLCKAFMVTDEDIRKQEELVQQVRKRLEEALMADMLAHVEEIARDGEPPSEKEGAEEEGEEEEEEEEQDHDQEMENV
- the MBD3 gene encoding methyl-CpG-binding domain protein 3 isoform X2; the protein is MERKSPSGKKFRSKPQLARYLGSSMDLGTFDFRTGKMLMNKMNKNRQRMRYDCSNQAKGKPDLNTALPVRQTASIFKQPVTKITNHPSNKVKSDPQKAVDQPRQLFWEKKLSGLNAFDIAEELVKTMDLPKGLQGVGPGCTDETLLSAIASALHTSTMPITGQLSAAVEKNPGVWLNTSQPLCKAFMVTDEDIRKQEELVQQVRKRLEEALMADMLAHVEEIARDGEPPSEKEGAEEEGEEEEEEEEQDHDQEMENV